Below is a window of Thermodesulfovibrionales bacterium DNA.
CTTTCATCTGACGGCTGCGCACTATTTCAGGGCCGGTCGGGGCGCGACATTTCACGGCAGAGATATCTTCGCGCCTGTCGCTGCCTGGTTTTCGAAGAAGTACGATGCGGCGAATTTTGGAGATTTGATAACCGACCCCGTGAAACTTCCCATTCCCGCTGCCTCCAGACCGACTGCGACGACCCTCGAAGGCGAAGTCCTTTACATCGACGCTTTTGGCAACGCGATAACGAGTATCAGCGAGAAAGACCTCGATGGACTGCGCGGCGCGAAGCCGAATGGAGTCATGAGACTCGTGATAAAGGGGAGGGAGGCGAGACTCAAAGAATATTACAGCCAGGCGGAGGATAAGGGACTCTACGCCTTAATGAACAGCATGGGACATTTAGAGCTGTTTGTCTATAGGGGCAATGCCTCGGGGGAATTCGATATCAAGGTGGGCGATACCCTCGGCATCATGGTGAAATGAAGGGGTAACGCTCAGATCGTCTTCTTGTTCAGTTCGGCGTCGAGGGTCTCGGCGAGAAAGGGAAGCAGGAGCGAACCGCCGGGCAGAAGAAATATAAGAACTACCGGGACGGTCCTTGAGATGCGTTTCAGGTGCAGTTTGATCTCGGCCTTCTCTTCTTTCGTCCACGCCTTCCCGGAATGTCTGTGTTTCAGCATGAGATCGAGAAGTCCCCGCACCTCGAGAACCTCTTTGAGAATGAAATCCTTATTATGTAAGATAAGACGCCTGAAGTAGTTCACCGAGCATTCCCTTCACGGACGTTAGAATCTGCAATTTTGTCTGCCGGAGGCGGCCAGGCCCGAATAGAGCGCCGTCTCAAGGCCGCCGCAATAGTCCTGCCCGTAAGCGGGCGGGTTCACACGTGTTGCATTCATTTGCATTTTTTATTTTAGCATATGTCTTTAGAGGGGTGGGACTCCTTAGGTTTCGCGGAGCGAAGAATCTGGTCTGAACGGCGTTGCGGCGAGGTCTCTCGGGAGATACTTTTTGACCGAGACGTAAGAGTTATAGTAAAATATTGGAATCTTTGAATATGTCCGGAGGTTTGCGATGCCGATCTATGAGTACGCGTGTAATGCCTGTAATGAGACCTTCTCTCTCCTGCAGAGGGTCGGCTCTTCTGAGAGGGACAGTATCTGTCCCCGGTGTGGTTCTGATAAGGTGAGGAAGAAACTCTCTGCCTTCAGCTGCTCTTCCGGAGGAAGCGGTTCTTTTTCTTCTTTTCCATCGGGCGGCCACGGCGGAGGGGGTTGAGGCGTTTCGTCCTGCTGAACCGTTGGTTCAGTGCGAGAGCGAATCATCTCCGGCACGTGAGCCGGCAGTCAAGGAAATCCTCCTTTTATACGTGAAAGGAGGATTTCTCTATATGACCCTGCGATGATGAGCGCGGTTTATCGATTCATCGGGATAAAAGAATGCGAACGCTGAGGAGTTGCCGGAACGGAGCAGCGGTAATCAGTGATAGCTAGGTAACGTTTTCTCGGTATTCTTCAATGCGGGAATGACAAAATGTTTTTCGAGAAGGAGAAGGGATGGGATTTTTCGACCGGTTGAAGGAAGGACTTTCGAAGACACGGAAGGGTCTTATCGAGAAGGTTGAGACGGTCTTCAAGGGACGCAAGATCGACGAGGAGACTCTCGAAGAGCTCGAAGAGACGCTTATCACCTCCGACATCGGAATCAAGGCGACTACGGACATCGTGGCCTTCCTCAGGGAAAAGGCACGGAAGGGTGAGATACAGAATTCCGATAGCGTCAGAGACTATCTGAAGGAAGACATGACAGCCATCCTCGGACCCTCGCGTCCCCTCGTTCTGTCCAAGGAGAAGCCCATTGTCATCCTCACGGTCGGCGTGAACGGGGTAGGGAAGACCACAACGATCGGCAAACTCGCGGGCAGATTTGTTTCCGAGGGCAAGTCCGTGCTCCTTGCGGCTGCCGATACGTTTCGCGCGGCTGCCATAGAGCAGATCGAGATATGGGCCGGGAGGACAGGGGCGCAGCTCGTGAAGCACCAGAGCGGCTCCGACCCTGCCGCAGTCGCCTTTGATGCGATAGAGGCTGCAAGGGCACGCAATGTCGACATCGTGATCGTTGATACCGCCGGAAGGCTGCATACGAAGAGTCCCCTCATGGAAGAGTTGAAGAAGGTGAGGCGTGTCATCGAAAAGGCGTTACCGGGCGCCCCTCACGAGACGATCCTCGTCGTTGACGCGACGACGGGCCAGAACGCGCTGAGACAGGCAGAGATGTTTCACGACGCTGTCGGGGTGACGGGTATCGCTCTCACAAAACTTGACGGAACGGCAAAAGGCGGGATCGTCTTTGCCATTTATAAGGAGCTGGGTATACCGATTAAGTTCATTGGGGTCGGGGAGGGGATTGAGGATCTCCGGGATTTTGATTCACAGGAGTTTGTGGAGGCACTTTTTTCATAAATTCTATCCAGATCGGAAGGGCTGCCTTGGCGCCCGTCTCCTTTGCGCCTAATGACTTGTGGTCGTCCCTGCCGGTCCATACACCGACCACAAGTCTGTCGTCAAACCCGATGAACCATGCGTCCGTAAAGTCATTCGTGGTGCCCGTCTTCCCATAGAGTGTCCTTTTGAGCTCCTTCGCCTTCTGGGCGGTTCCCTCTTCCACTACGGCATGGAGGAGCGTCTTCATCTCGTCAGTATCCTCGGCGGAGAGGAGTTCGGCAGACTCCGGCTTCTTTTCCTCAAGCGGCATGTCCTCTTTGTTGAGGATCTTTTCATAGAGCATCGGTGCGAAGTATTCGCCGGTGGCAAACGTGCCGTAGGCGGATACCATCTCGAAGAGGGTGACATCGGAGGCTCCCAACGCGATGGGGAGATAGGGCTGGAGCTTACTCCGTATCCCGAGGCTCTGGGCCGTGTCGATAATATTTTCGATGCCGAGCTTGACGGCGAGCCGAACCGTTGCGGCGTTCAGGGATTTCGCGAGGGCAGTCTTCAGGGTGACGGGTCCATGATATTTACCGTCATAGTTTTTCGGACTCCAGATCTGCCCCGGCGCTGCTCCATGAAAGGAGAGGGGGGCATCGAGAATCATGTCGTTTACGGTCATGCCCTCCCTGATCGCCGTCAGGTATACGAAGGGCTTGAAGGCGGAACCCGGCTGCCGCAAGGCCTGTGTTGCCCGGTTGAACTGGTTCTTCCAGAAATCGGAACCTCCGACCATCGCTCTCACCGCGCCGGTCCTTAGATCGACCGCGACGAGCGCTGCCTGAGGGGTCGCTCCGATGCGCTTCTCGAGGGCAGCGATACCGTTCGCAACGGCCTCTTCGGCTGCCTTTTGCATCGTCGAGTCGATGGTCGAATAGATCTTGTACCCTGCGGTGTAGAGATCATTCCCATACCTGGTCTCGAGCGCATGGCGGAGCATCTCAACGAAGTAGGGCGCATCGTATTTGCGGAAATGGGGCACTGTCGGAAGGGGTTCCCTTTCCGCTTCCTCATACTCCTTTCTCGTTATGAATTTATGCTCCAGCATCTGTTTCAGAACGACGGACCTTCTCTCCCTTGCCCTCTCGGGATTCTTAAAGGGAGAGAAGAATGATGGCGCCTTCGGAAGGGAGGCGAGGAGCGCGGACTCGCCTATGGTCAGCTCATGTATGGTTTTCCCGAAGTAGGTCTGGGCGGCAGCCTCGATGCCGTACGCACGCGTGCCAAAATAGGCCTGGTTCAGATAGAGTCCGAGGATCTCATCCTTCGTATAATGCTTTTCTATCTGGATCGAGAGGGCGATCTCCTTGATCTTTCTCTTCATGCTCCTCTCCGGTTTGAGAAAGAGCATCTTTGCGAGCTGCTGTGTTATGGTGCTCCCGCCCTGAGCGATGCTCCTCATCCTGATGTCCTGATAGAGAGCCCTCAGAATCCCTATGAAATCGACACCCGGATGGTAGTAGAACCTGAC
It encodes the following:
- a CDS encoding zinc ribbon domain-containing protein, which codes for MPIYEYACNACNETFSLLQRVGSSERDSICPRCGSDKVRKKLSAFSCSSGGSGSFSSFPSGGHGGGG
- the ftsY gene encoding signal recognition particle-docking protein FtsY codes for the protein MGFFDRLKEGLSKTRKGLIEKVETVFKGRKIDEETLEELEETLITSDIGIKATTDIVAFLREKARKGEIQNSDSVRDYLKEDMTAILGPSRPLVLSKEKPIVILTVGVNGVGKTTTIGKLAGRFVSEGKSVLLAAADTFRAAAIEQIEIWAGRTGAQLVKHQSGSDPAAVAFDAIEAARARNVDIVIVDTAGRLHTKSPLMEELKKVRRVIEKALPGAPHETILVVDATTGQNALRQAEMFHDAVGVTGIALTKLDGTAKGGIVFAIYKELGIPIKFIGVGEGIEDLRDFDSQEFVEALFS
- a CDS encoding SAM-dependent chlorinase/fluorinase — translated: MEQVPIITLTTDFGYKDPFSGIMKGVIFGINPSVNLVDVTHNISRYNVREAALVIGMSYGDFPPLSIHIAVVDPGVGSSRRPILVATEHHFFIGPDNGVFSMVYDENADCRIFHLTAAHYFRAGRGATFHGRDIFAPVAAWFSKKYDAANFGDLITDPVKLPIPAASRPTATTLEGEVLYIDAFGNAITSISEKDLDGLRGAKPNGVMRLVIKGREARLKEYYSQAEDKGLYALMNSMGHLELFVYRGNASGEFDIKVGDTLGIMVK
- a CDS encoding penicillin-binding protein 1A, which encodes MADLNASQKQPQGEGLRERKRRREGYHGFTSKRTALFFFILISVTLGIAGGFIYWNLSDLPAIRSLEEYPPIGSSLVYSSGGKVLAEFYIERRTFTPHYRIPDRVKKAFIAIEDVRFYYHPGVDFIGILRALYQDIRMRSIAQGGSTITQQLAKMLFLKPERSMKRKIKEIALSIQIEKHYTKDEILGLYLNQAYFGTRAYGIEAAAQTYFGKTIHELTIGESALLASLPKAPSFFSPFKNPERARERRSVVLKQMLEHKFITRKEYEEAEREPLPTVPHFRKYDAPYFVEMLRHALETRYGNDLYTAGYKIYSTIDSTMQKAAEEAVANGIAALEKRIGATPQAALVAVDLRTGAVRAMVGGSDFWKNQFNRATQALRQPGSAFKPFVYLTAIREGMTVNDMILDAPLSFHGAAPGQIWSPKNYDGKYHGPVTLKTALAKSLNAATVRLAVKLGIENIIDTAQSLGIRSKLQPYLPIALGASDVTLFEMVSAYGTFATGEYFAPMLYEKILNKEDMPLEEKKPESAELLSAEDTDEMKTLLHAVVEEGTAQKAKELKRTLYGKTGTTNDFTDAWFIGFDDRLVVGVWTGRDDHKSLGAKETGAKAALPIWIEFMKKVPPQTPVNQNPGDPQSPPRPQ